In Parerythrobacter aestuarii, the sequence GGAGCCACGGCGGTTGGCCGCGAAGCCAATGCCGGCTTCGATAACTCGACCGCGATCGGTTACCAGGCCACCACCACGGCGGCCAACCAGGTCACGCTGGGAGGGACCGGGTCGTCGGTGAGGATCGGCGATGTCGCTGCGTCCACCGCTGCCCAGAGCGGGCCGGTCGAAGCGGTCACGGTCGATGGCAATGGTGTGCTTGGTACCACGGCTGTTGCCTCGGCTGCCGCAGTCCGCGACGTCCAGGCCGGGCTCGGCTATCTCGCGGCGGTCTCCGACCAGCAGTTCAGCGCGCTCAGCGGAAGGGTATCGGGGCTGGAGAATGGGTTTGCCAATGTGAACTTCCGGCTCGATGAGCTCGACGAAAGCACATCTGGCGGGATCGCCGCTGCGATGGCCTTTGGCGGAACCATGATCGTCCCTGAAAGCAATGTTTCCGTCAGCGTCAACGCTTCGACCTACCAGGGTGAGCAGGGATTTGCCGGAACAGTCACGGCCCGTGTCGCGCCCAAGGTCTACGTCTCAGCCGGTGTTGCCGGATCGACCGCCCGGAACTCCACGGGTGGACGGGTCGGAGTAGCGTTTGGGTTCTAGCCAGGAGTCGAACATATGCCTGCCCGGGAAGCGTGGTTTTCCCGGGCGGGCATCTACAGCCATTCCAAACTGCGCTGAAAACTTGGAATGCTCCGGGAAGCGCTGGGTTGAGCGATTCCTGTGGTTTGTGCTGACGCCTGTTGCTGATCTTCAGCGGCGATTTCATGCTTGGCTTGACCTCCCTGTCCCCAGGAATGACGCGCCAAGCCAGTGGGTTTTTTCCTAATTATCAATTGTTTGGCGAGACGTTTGGTGCCTAATAGACCGCCGAAGTCCTTGAACAAATGGCAATACCAGCGCACTTTCCTTGAAACCAGAGTGCACCCCCAATAGTTGGCCGAGCATGTTCAAACGATATAATCCTTCAAATTGGGAGCTCGATTGGGTTGCCGTCGGCGAATCCGCGATGATCGTCGCTCTCGCTGTGTCAGCCGCCTACCTTCTGTACCGGGTTGTCTTTGCTATCGCCTATCGGATCACGCGATCTTCCGACACTCCGATTGACGACATGGTGCTGCGCAAGATCCAGCGTCCGATCAAATGGGCAATGATCGCCGTCTCGATCACTCTCGTTGCGGAAGCCAATGCTACGCTCGCTTCGATCTGGGAACCGATCGCCCGCTTCGTTCGCCCGGCGATCATGGGCTGGATCGCCTATACGCTGGTCAAGGCTTTTGCTGCCGGGTTGGAATATCGGCTCGAAGTTCGCGAAGAAGGCGAAGCGATCGACCTGGCAGCATCACGCAGCCGCAAGACGAGGATCGCCATCCTCTCGCGTACGGCGACATTTGCCATCGTCTTCATTACCGTCGGGCTGATGCTGTTGAGTATCCCGGGCGTGGCCGCAATCGGGACGACAGTCCTCGCCTCGGCCGGTCTTGCTGCCCTGGCTGTCGGTGCCGCTGCGCAACCTGCCCTGAAGTCGCTGATTGCCGGATTGCAGATGGCCCTGACCGAACCCTTGCGGATCGGCGACCTCGTCGTCGTCGACGGGCATACCGGGCGGGTCGAGGAAATCCGCATGAGCTTCATTACCGTGCGGACATGGGATGAGCGCGTTATCATCGTGCCGACCAGCCGCTTCTTGGAACAGAGTTTCGAGAACTGGTCGCGCAAGAGCGAGATGCTGACCGGACCGGTCTTCCTACATCTTGACCCAATCGCCGAGATCGAGCCGATCCGCATCGAGTTCGAGCGCTTCGTCAAGGCCCACCCACTTTGGGACCAGCGCAACATCGGCCTGTTGATGACCGATGCTTATCCAGAGAGCATCGCATTGCGGCTGTCGATGAGTTCCAAGACGATCGGCGACCTGTTCCAGTTGCGGTGCGATGTCCGCGAGCACATGCTGGAATGGCTTCGCGCAAACCAGCCAAATGCGCTGATCCGGCACCGTCTCGAATTGCCCGGGGGCCATCCGAAAGCGGAAGAACCACAACTGCCCTAGCCGGCTTCCGAATCATGTTTCTGGTCGCGTGTGGACTCAACCATCCCTTCGTGAATGAAGCCGATCGGCGTGACTTCAGCAGCGCGCTTCTTGAGCTCGCCGCGCATCTTGCGATATTCCTCTTCCATCTTGGCAGTGACGGTCGCGCGAGAATCCTTCAGCGCTTCGGCGAAGTCCGCTGAGGAAACTTCCTGCACGTCAGCCCCCGCCCGATGCAGCGCGTTCAAGCCAGCGCGGCGGACGACATCTTCGAGGTCCGCCCCCGTGAAACGCTCTGTCTTGCCAGCAAGATCGGCGAGGCTCACCTCGCTCGCGAGGGGCATCTTTGCGGTGTGAATCCCCAGGATCTGTTCCCTACCCTTCTTGTCCGGTGTGCCGACATACACCAGCTCGTCAAACCGCCCCGGTCGAAGGAGTGCGGGATCGACGAGAGCGGGCCGATTGGTGGCACCAATCACTACTACTGACTGGAGTTCTTCCAACCCGTCCATCTCGGCGAGGATAGTGTTGACCACACGCCCCGTGACCTGCGGTTCGCCTTGGCCCGATCCGCGCGCAGGCACGAGGCTGTCGATCTCGTCGATAAAGACGACGCAGGGTGAAACGGAGCGGGCGCGTTGGAACATCTTGGCAATCTGCTGTTCGCTTTCGCCGTACCACTTGGACAGCAGGTCGCTGCTCTTCATGGAAATGAAGTTGGCTTCGGCCTCCTTGGCGACAGCCTTGGCCAGCAAGGTCTTGCCGGTCCCCGGCGGACCGTAGAGCAGGAAGCCTTTGGCCGGACGGATCCCGAGCCGGCGGAACGCCTCCTGGTTCTTGAGCGGGAGTTCAATGCCTTCCTTGAGTTTCTCGATGGCATCGTCGACTCCGCCAATGTCTTCCCATCCGACATTAGGCATCTGGACCATGACTTCGCGCATGGCCGAGGGCTGGATCCGCTTGAGCGCGGAGAGGAAATCGTCTCGCTCGACGCACAGCTCTTCGAGCACTTCTTGCGGGACTTCGCGGGCATCGAGATCGATTTTCGGCATGATCCGGCGGACCGCATCGATTGCAGCTTCTCGCGCCAGAGCCGCTATATCAGCGCCGACGAAGCCATAGGTCATCCGGGCCAATTCCTTGAGGTCGACCTTGTCGCCCAGCGGCATGCCACGGGTATGGATCGACAGGATTTCGCGCCGACCATTCTCATCGGGCACCCCGATGACGATCTCGCGGTCAAAGCGACCCGGGCGACGCAACGCCTCGTCGATCGCTTCGGGTCGGTTGGTGGCCGCAATCACAACCACATTGGCGCGTGCTTCCAGCCCGTCCATCAGCGTCAGCAGCTGGGCCACCAGGCGCTTCTCCGCCTCGCCCGGTACCCGGTCGCGCTTGGGCGCGATGGAATCAATCTCGTCTATAAAGATGATCGCGGGCGCATTCTTGCTGGCGTTCTCGAACACTTCGCGGAGGGCCTTCTCGCTCTCGCCATAGCCCGACCCCATGATCTCGGGGCCGTTGATGATCGAGAAGTCGGCATCGCTCTCGTTGGCGACGGCCTGCGCGAGTCTGGTCTTGCCAGTCCCCGGAGGGCCATGCAGCAGCACACCCTTGGGCGGGTCGACGCCCAGCCTGGTAAACAGCTCGGGATAGCGGAGCGGCAGCTCGACCATCTCGCGCAACTGCTGGATGGTGTCATCTATGCCGCCCACGTCATCATAATTGACTACCGCGCGACCAACCTTGGCTTCTTCGAATTCGGTGCGGAGCTCGACTTCGGTGTTCTCGTCGATATGGACCGCCCCCTTGGGAACGGTCGAAACGACCCGCAGGCGAATCTGCGTGAGGGCATAGGCCGGAGCGTTGAACATCCGGCGTACTTCGGGCGGCATGTTCTGAACCGGCTGCTGGCCGGTCGTTGCGAC encodes:
- a CDS encoding YadA-like family protein, which produces GATAVGREANAGFDNSTAIGYQATTTAANQVTLGGTGSSVRIGDVAASTAAQSGPVEAVTVDGNGVLGTTAVASAAAVRDVQAGLGYLAAVSDQQFSALSGRVSGLENGFANVNFRLDELDESTSGGIAAAMAFGGTMIVPESNVSVSVNASTYQGEQGFAGTVTARVAPKVYVSAGVAGSTARNSTGGRVGVAFGF
- a CDS encoding mechanosensitive ion channel family protein, with translation MFKRYNPSNWELDWVAVGESAMIVALAVSAAYLLYRVVFAIAYRITRSSDTPIDDMVLRKIQRPIKWAMIAVSITLVAEANATLASIWEPIARFVRPAIMGWIAYTLVKAFAAGLEYRLEVREEGEAIDLAASRSRKTRIAILSRTATFAIVFITVGLMLLSIPGVAAIGTTVLASAGLAALAVGAAAQPALKSLIAGLQMALTEPLRIGDLVVVDGHTGRVEEIRMSFITVRTWDERVIIVPTSRFLEQSFENWSRKSEMLTGPVFLHLDPIAEIEPIRIEFERFVKAHPLWDQRNIGLLMTDAYPESIALRLSMSSKTIGDLFQLRCDVREHMLEWLRANQPNALIRHRLELPGGHPKAEEPQLP
- a CDS encoding CDC48 family AAA ATPase — protein: MADAQSAVKDRQVRLQVAAARQEESGQGIARMPRSAFQALGITEGDVVEIEGKRATVAVAMAAYAEDQGLEVVRLDGLQRGNAEAGSGEHVMIRAVESRPATRVVFAPASREMRLQGPTQALKRNFFRKPLVAGDLVATTGQQPVQNMPPEVRRMFNAPAYALTQIRLRVVSTVPKGAVHIDENTEVELRTEFEEAKVGRAVVNYDDVGGIDDTIQQLREMVELPLRYPELFTRLGVDPPKGVLLHGPPGTGKTRLAQAVANESDADFSIINGPEIMGSGYGESEKALREVFENASKNAPAIIFIDEIDSIAPKRDRVPGEAEKRLVAQLLTLMDGLEARANVVVIAATNRPEAIDEALRRPGRFDREIVIGVPDENGRREILSIHTRGMPLGDKVDLKELARMTYGFVGADIAALAREAAIDAVRRIMPKIDLDAREVPQEVLEELCVERDDFLSALKRIQPSAMREVMVQMPNVGWEDIGGVDDAIEKLKEGIELPLKNQEAFRRLGIRPAKGFLLYGPPGTGKTLLAKAVAKEAEANFISMKSSDLLSKWYGESEQQIAKMFQRARSVSPCVVFIDEIDSLVPARGSGQGEPQVTGRVVNTILAEMDGLEELQSVVVIGATNRPALVDPALLRPGRFDELVYVGTPDKKGREQILGIHTAKMPLASEVSLADLAGKTERFTGADLEDVVRRAGLNALHRAGADVQEVSSADFAEALKDSRATVTAKMEEEYRKMRGELKKRAAEVTPIGFIHEGMVESTRDQKHDSEAG